TGATTGAAGCCGCTATGATTAAAGAAGATGGCAGCATTATACCTACTACGTCGGTAGGAAATTCGGCAACATTTATCGCAAAAGCTCAGAAAATCATTATTGAAATCAACCTTGCTGTACCTACAAGCGTACAAGGTATTCATGATATTTTTTATGTAGGCGATTATCCCAACCGTTCGATTATCCCGATTACGTCGGCCGATACTCGTATTGGACAAAACAGTATCCCTGTGGATACCTCCAAAATCGTCGGAATTGTATTCACCAATTTGTCGGATAGTGCTGCCAATATTGCTCCGCCCGATACAAAAACAACGGCTATTGCCGAACACCTTATTCAGTTTTTTCGAGAAGAAGTTCGTCAAGGGCATTTAGGATACTCATTATTGCCACTTCAGGCAGGTATTGGCAAAGTAGCCAACGCTATTTTGCATGGCTTTGTTCATAGCGAATTCCATGATTTAACCATGTATTCGGAGGTGCTTCAAGATAGCACCTTCGAGCTAATGGATGCAGGCAAAATGACTTTTGCGTCGGCTTCATCTATTACCGTTTCAAAAGAATGCTATCAAAGACTTTTTATGAATTTTGAGAGATACAAAGACAAAATTCTTTTGCGTCCTCAGAATATCAGTAATGCTGCCGAGGTGATCAGACGCTTAGGCATTATTGCCATCAATACGGCTATCGAATGCGATATTTATGGCAATGTCAATTCTACACACGTGTATGGCACAAATATGATGAACGGAATAGGTGGATCTGGCGATTTTGCTCGAAACTCCTATCTCAGCATTTTTGTCACACAAGCAGCCTCAAAAGAAAACCGAATTTCGCATATTGTACCGATGGTGTCGCATGTAGACCATACCGAGCACGATGTCGATATTATTGTAACAGACTACGGTTTGGCAGATTTAAGGGGGCTTGCTCCGAGGGAAAGAGCTATTAAGATTATTGAAAATTGTTCGCACCCCGACTACCGCCCATTGTTGCTAGACTATTTTGAACGTGCTTGTGAAAAAGGCGGTCAAACGCCCCATTTGCTCAATGAAGCCCTTCAATGGCACGTTCGATTGATTGAAAAAGGAAACATGACGATTGACAAATAGAGGGTTAGATTACTTGCGTTTTGGGCGTACAGATTTTGGGATGGCAAACAAAACTGTTTGGGAATCTAGTACGCTCAATCGATGAAATGTAAATGGTTCTACCTTAATTTAACAATAAACCATATACATACCGATTTCATGAATTAATAATAAAACTACTAGCTCAACAACTGGCTCATTATAGAGACTGTATTTCACTCTTTCAAAATTATATTTTATACAATTTTCGTTATGAAACCCCTCAGAATCCTCTCGGATAGGCGTATTTATTATGCCATCCTGTATACGGTATTGGTTCATCATAAAAGCCTTTATGCCCAGCATACCACAGGGCAACCTACGCATGTCCTAACAATCAATTTGACAGAGGCCCTCACTTTGGCCAAAAGCAACAACCGCAATATCCAAAAAGCAAAACTGCAATTAGGTATTAGTGAGGAACTTATCAAAGAAAAAAAGGAAATCCAACTGCCCGATATTGATTTGCATACCTCTTATTATAGAATGAGTAATTTGGTAGAATACCAACACAGCGACGTTACCAAGTTTTATAAAACCATTCCCGATATATACGACATTACGCTCAATGCCAAAATGCCTATTTATATGGGACATAAAATCAAATATGCTATTCAAAAAGCAGAAAAGGAGCATGAATTAGAAAACATCCAGCTCGAAAAAATTACAAACGATAAGCAAATAGAGGTAATCCAAACCTATTTGGGTATTTGTAAATTGATTGAGTTCAAAAAATTACTTACCGAAAACCTCCGAGAAGAAGAAGAACGGCTCAAAGTGGTAAAAGCCTTTCAGAAAAATGGAACAGTTACCAAAGAAGAGGTTTTACAGGCCGAATTACAGCGTTCAGATATTCAGTTGGCCACTATTTCAAACGATCGCAATCTTGCTGTATTATCGCACGACCTAAAAACACTTTTGCAAATTCCAGAAAATGACTCATTGACTGTTGATAGCAACAACGCCATAGCCCCACACGAAAACCTCGGCTCTATTGAGCAGTATCTGGCTTTTGCCCTCAACAAAGAAGAGTTAAGAATGGCTCAGACCCATACCGAAATCAATCTGCTTGATAGAAAATCGGTAAAAGCCAACTATTATCCAACAGTAAGTTTTTTTGGTACGTTTGGGTTCAACTACCCCAACTATATGCTTTTTCTTTTTCCACCACACCCCTATTTGTATAGCCTTGGCCGAGCCGGAATAGATATTAATTATAGCATTTCTAATCTATTCAAAAACAAAACCAAGATGAGTATTGCTACACAAAAAATACAAATTAGTCAGGTACAAAAGGATATTGTCAAAGATGAAATTTATGATAATGTTTTCAGAAAATACATGGCCTATCAAGAAGCCCAAGACAAAATAAGGGTTACCCAAAAGGCTATTAATCAGGCAGAAGAAAACTATCGAATTATCAAAAACAAGTATTTTAATCAACTCGCTTTGCATACCGACATGATGGATGCCGACAATGCTTTGCTACGAACACGATACAATCATCTTTCTATCCAAATTGAAGCTACAGCAAAATATTACGACTTGTTGTATGCTTGTGGTAAACTATAAAAGCAAAATATCATGAATACCCCAAAAATAACCGATACAAGTAGAATTTTTAACACTTTGGTAAGTGTATTTGCAGGAGGCATAACCCTTGGCGGTATTGCTATGGGTGGCTGGTTTTATGTTTTTTATAAAAATAACGAAGAAACCAACGATGCTCAGATAGAGCAATACGTAACCCCTGTTATGAGCCGAGTGTCGGGCTATATCAACAAGGTTTGGTACACCGAAAATGCCTTTGTTCATAAAGGAGATACCCTTGTTTCTATCGACAATCGTGAGTACAAAGCCAAACTTGATATGGCATACGCCGATTTTGAGAATGCCCTGAAAAATGAAAATGTTATAGAAAACAAAGCTCAAACTACCAAGGGAACAATCGCTATTCATCAGGCTCAGTTAGATGCCACCAAAGCCCATGTTTGGGAAACCGAACGAGAATATAAGCGGTATTTGAACTTGCTCAAGGAAGAAGCGGCCACCGAACAAAAAGTAGAATGGGCCAAAACCAATTATGAAGCGGCTCTTTCCAAATACAACGAGGTTGTTGAAAGTATCAAAGCTACCGAGCTACTAGCCAAAGAAGCTGCATCGGTAATACCTTACGGCAATACGATTATCAAACAGAAAAAAGCTGTACTCGATAACGCCAAATTGTTTTATTCTTACACAGTTATTACTGCTCCATACGATGGCTGGGTAGGCAAAAAAAACCTACAGGCGGGTCAGTTGGTAAAAGAAGGGCAAACTTTGGTGTCGGTAGTAAGCAAAGAAAAATGGATAACGGCCAATTTTAAGGAAACACAAGTACGTTTTTTGAAAATTGGACAAATCGTAAGTTTTACTGCCGATGCTACTGGTAACAAAAAATGGAAAGGACAAATTGAATCGTTTTCACCTGCCAGTGGGGCTCGTTTTTCGCTTTTACCTCCCGATAATGCTACTGGTAATTTTGTAAAAATAGAACAGCGGATACCTATTCGTATCAAAATAATGGAGATTGACGACCCTTTTTATCCACTTCTAAGAGCAGGAATGAACGTCGAAGTAATAGCCAAACACGAAGACAAATAGATTATTTTTTATACTGAGTACACCCCTTTTTTAACAAAACAAAATCACTCGATTGTATTAAAAACAGCGGTTGCCTTATAGCCAATCAAAGTTGTAGGGCAACCCTTATTCCAATTTTTCACCTCCTCCAAAGTTTTTATTATGTCTGCTTCTGGAAATAGTATTTTCAAAGAATGGGTTCCAAACTGGGCAATTCTGAGTATTCTGGTTTTTTGTATGCTACATTCAATGGTACTTTTGGGTTTATACACTTCAAATATTACTTATTCGGCCAGCTATCTTGACATCGAACCCGAAGATTTGCAGTTTACGATGAGCCTAACTTATGGTACTTTTTTGGCTACCATCATGATTGAAGGTAGGCTTTTCAAGTATTTCCCTACCCGCAACTACTTTGTGGTAATCTACTGTTTTTCAGCTATTTTGTTTATTGTATCGGCCTATACCAACGACTTTTACGTATTTGCTATACTTAGGGTTATCGAAGGTATTTTGATGGCCTTACCTTGGATTCCCTTGAGGATTTTGTTGCTTTCAAGATTCAAAACACAAAATGCTACAATTGTCGTTTTTTCGCTGACTTACGGAGCATTACTAATTGCTACACCTTTTATCGTAAACATTGCCGTTTGGATACTCGATTGGTCAGACTGGACTTATATGGTTTATGGCTCGGCCTTTTTCCAGATTGTGTGTGTGGGTCTTATTTCTTTGACATTCAACAACAACCATTTTCATAGAAAAGTACCTCTATATCAAGTGGATTGGACAAGCTTTGTATTGCTTTGTGCCGATATTTTGAGCGGTGCTTTTATTTTGGTTTATGGCGAAAAAAAATACTGGTTTCAGTCACCCCAAATTGTTACAGCCACAGTTATTTGCCTGATATTTAGTGCATTATTTATCATCCGACAATTGACCGTAAAAAGACCTTGTTTTGATATGACTGTATTTCGGTATGCCAATTTACGTACTGGATTATTGCTTTTTATACTTTTTTATATCTCTCGTTCTTCGCTCAATATCTGTCATGCTACCATGAGCAAGGTATGGAATTGGGAGCCTATCAGAGTAGCCAACATTCAGTATTTGAATGCCTTAGGCGATATGATTGGAATTACCTTTGCTGGTATTCTTATGGCCAAGGGTGTGGCCACTCGTTTTATTTTTGTCATAGGATTTTTGTTGATGGCTATTCATCATTTATGGTTTACGTTTCTATTTGTTCCAGATGTGGCTTTGGTCGATATTGTTGTGCCTTATATGCTTCAAGGCATAGCCGTCGGAACGCTATTTGTGCCATTGGTGTTATTTACGGTTTCATCGGTGCCATCACATTTGGCTCCATTTTCGGGAGCGGTTGGAGTTTCAGGACGTTTTTGGGGTACTAATATTGGCTTTTGCATCATGCAAAATGCTCAGGTATTTTTTCAAGCCAAACACTTTCATAAATTTCGTCAGTTTATTGCACCCGAAAGTCAGGAAACTCAACAGCGAATCGCCCAGTTACAAAATAGCTTTTTGGCAAAAGGCTACACCGCCGACAATGCT
The DNA window shown above is from Flectobacillus major DSM 103 and carries:
- a CDS encoding HlyD family secretion protein produces the protein MNTPKITDTSRIFNTLVSVFAGGITLGGIAMGGWFYVFYKNNEETNDAQIEQYVTPVMSRVSGYINKVWYTENAFVHKGDTLVSIDNREYKAKLDMAYADFENALKNENVIENKAQTTKGTIAIHQAQLDATKAHVWETEREYKRYLNLLKEEAATEQKVEWAKTNYEAALSKYNEVVESIKATELLAKEAASVIPYGNTIIKQKKAVLDNAKLFYSYTVITAPYDGWVGKKNLQAGQLVKEGQTLVSVVSKEKWITANFKETQVRFLKIGQIVSFTADATGNKKWKGQIESFSPASGARFSLLPPDNATGNFVKIEQRIPIRIKIMEIDDPFYPLLRAGMNVEVIAKHEDK
- a CDS encoding MFS transporter: MSASGNSIFKEWVPNWAILSILVFCMLHSMVLLGLYTSNITYSASYLDIEPEDLQFTMSLTYGTFLATIMIEGRLFKYFPTRNYFVVIYCFSAILFIVSAYTNDFYVFAILRVIEGILMALPWIPLRILLLSRFKTQNATIVVFSLTYGALLIATPFIVNIAVWILDWSDWTYMVYGSAFFQIVCVGLISLTFNNNHFHRKVPLYQVDWTSFVLLCADILSGAFILVYGEKKYWFQSPQIVTATVICLIFSALFIIRQLTVKRPCFDMTVFRYANLRTGLLLFILFYISRSSLNICHATMSKVWNWEPIRVANIQYLNALGDMIGITFAGILMAKGVATRFIFVIGFLLMAIHHLWFTFLFVPDVALVDIVVPYMLQGIAVGTLFVPLVLFTVSSVPSHLAPFSGAVGVSGRFWGTNIGFCIMQNAQVFFQAKHFHKFRQFIAPESQETQQRIAQLQNSFLAKGYTADNAYQLAMQQIGVAVQKQDILLSNMEIFTGIGLVLLVLVVLLLINQHLKDSFNLFRNKIWVS
- a CDS encoding TolC family protein, which gives rise to MKPLRILSDRRIYYAILYTVLVHHKSLYAQHTTGQPTHVLTINLTEALTLAKSNNRNIQKAKLQLGISEELIKEKKEIQLPDIDLHTSYYRMSNLVEYQHSDVTKFYKTIPDIYDITLNAKMPIYMGHKIKYAIQKAEKEHELENIQLEKITNDKQIEVIQTYLGICKLIEFKKLLTENLREEEERLKVVKAFQKNGTVTKEEVLQAELQRSDIQLATISNDRNLAVLSHDLKTLLQIPENDSLTVDSNNAIAPHENLGSIEQYLAFALNKEELRMAQTHTEINLLDRKSVKANYYPTVSFFGTFGFNYPNYMLFLFPPHPYLYSLGRAGIDINYSISNLFKNKTKMSIATQKIQISQVQKDIVKDEIYDNVFRKYMAYQEAQDKIRVTQKAINQAEENYRIIKNKYFNQLALHTDMMDADNALLRTRYNHLSIQIEATAKYYDLLYACGKL
- a CDS encoding succinate CoA transferase: MNQERIQQPELLHKIMSANEATRFFTDGMVVGSSGFTRAGDSKAVLQALAERGKTSPLKITLITGASLGHDTDGLLAENHILSKRMPFQADAVLRKYINTGDILFIDQHLGETAELIQNQHLPAIDIAVIEAAMIKEDGSIIPTTSVGNSATFIAKAQKIIIEINLAVPTSVQGIHDIFYVGDYPNRSIIPITSADTRIGQNSIPVDTSKIVGIVFTNLSDSAANIAPPDTKTTAIAEHLIQFFREEVRQGHLGYSLLPLQAGIGKVANAILHGFVHSEFHDLTMYSEVLQDSTFELMDAGKMTFASASSITVSKECYQRLFMNFERYKDKILLRPQNISNAAEVIRRLGIIAINTAIECDIYGNVNSTHVYGTNMMNGIGGSGDFARNSYLSIFVTQAASKENRISHIVPMVSHVDHTEHDVDIIVTDYGLADLRGLAPRERAIKIIENCSHPDYRPLLLDYFERACEKGGQTPHLLNEALQWHVRLIEKGNMTIDK